The DNA region AGGCAGCGACAGCGACAGCAAGCCAGCAGCCGGCCCGGCGGGAGCAGCGGCAGTGGCAGCGGCCGGGGGCGACAGGTCGCAGGCCGTGTAGGGCTCTAGACAGGCGGCGAAGGCCATGACGTGCGCCACGAAGGTCTGCTCCTGCACGCCGTGCACCAGGTGCGCCTGCGGGCCGCGCGCAAACACCGCCACGTCCTCGCCGCCGTGGGTCTCCGACGACAGGGGCACGGCTGCCTGCTGCTTGTACGCGGGGTCCACTGGACGGAGGGTGGGGGTCAgcgcgggcggggcgggccgCCTCCTCTCTCCCGCGAGTTCCCATCGTGGTCCGCCCAGACCACC from Equus quagga isolate Etosha38 unplaced genomic scaffold, UCLA_HA_Equagga_1.0 HiC_scaffold_17175_RagTag, whole genome shotgun sequence includes:
- the LOC124232023 gene encoding intestinal-type alkaline phosphatase-like; its protein translation is MDPAYKQQAAVPLSSETHGGEDVAVFARGPQAHLVHGVQEQTFVAHVMAFAACLEPYTACDLSPPAAATAAAPAGPAAGLLSLSLPPGLLLLLLLLVSTAP